The Saccharicrinis carchari genomic interval GAACGCTCCCTTGGTAATGCCGGCCTTTTGCAATATAAGGTCAATACTGGTGCCCGAAAATCCGTTTTCAAATACCAGGTTCTTCGATTCGCTCAATATTATGTCCCTCGTGGGTTTTCCGTCTCGTGCCATAGCACAAATATAGGAATTTATTTTAAACAAACCAGTTGGTACAATAAAAAAGTTTTTATATTTGTACCAACCAGTCTGTTTAAATGCAGGCTCATTATTAATTAAAAACATGAATTATGGAAGATTTTATTTCGCAATTGCCCACCCCGTTTGAGATTCTCTCGGATCCCATTTCTTTGATCGTATATGCCCTTCTTGCCGGCTTGCTGCTATGGGAAGCGATTTTTCCGGCCCGTGAGCTGCCCAGGATAAGGTTCTGGAGATTGCGGGGCTCGATTTTCTTTCTGGCCTTTGTGCTCTTCACCACTTATATCCCTTTGCTGTGGGACGGTTTTTTTGCACAGTACCAATTGATGGACTTGAGCAGTCTAAACTTGATATCGCAGGTGTTACTGGGTATTTTTGTTTTTGAGTTGGTTCAATACTGTTGGCACATAAGCATGCACAAATCCGATTTTTTGTTCCGTGTGTCGCACCAGATACACCATAGCGCCGAAAGGATCGACGTGCCCAGCACTTTTATGTTCAGCATCAACGATATGATAGGGTTGTCGTTGGTAGGTTCCGTTAGTTTTGCCCTGATCATGGGATTGGCCCCCCAGGCGATAACCATCATCATCCTCACGACCAGCTTCCTCGGTATTTTTCAGCATGCCAACATCAACACGCCACGGTGGATCGGCTACCTCGTCCAGCGCCCCGAGAGCCACAACGTGCACCATGCCAAAGGTATCCACAAGTACAACTACACCGATTTGCCGTTGATCGATATGATGTTCGGGACTTTTAGAAACCCTAAATCCTATGGCCACGAAACCGGGTACTATCTCGGGGCATCAAACAAGGTGTTGGACATGCTGCTGTTTAAGGATGTAACGAAACAAAATCATGGATAAAGTAAAAACTATCAAAATATAAAAGTTATGAAGAACTTTAAAGAAAACAACCTTTTATTACCCGAAAAATACTATCTGACCGATGGCGGCATGGAGACCACCTTGATTTTTCATCAGGGTATCGACATCCCTTATTTCGCCACTTTCGATCTGTTAAAAAATCCCCTACACCGCAAGGCTATAGATCGTTATTTCAGGCAATACCTCGATATGGCCGCGAAACACAACACCGGGTTTATACTCGAGAGCGTGACCTGGAGGGCCCATTCCGACTGGGGGCCTACGCTGGGCTATACGCAACGGGAGTTGGCCGAGGTCAATCGACAAGCGGTTGAACAGGTAAAAGAACTCAGGCAGGAATACTTGGAATCCATCGATCACATATTGGTGAGTGGCTGCATCGGGCCCCGGTACGATGGCTATGCAGTAAACAAGGACGGTTGGGAGGACTATAAATCCTATCATTCGCCGCAAATAAAAACCCTGAGGGATTGCGGCGTGGACATGGTAACCGCCTTAACCATCAACAGTAAAGAGGAGGCTCTGGGCATCGTGATGGCCGCCAAGGATATAAACGTGCCGACGGTCATATCGTTTACCGTTGAGATGGACGGCAACCTGCCCGACGGGCACTCGCTGCAGGAGGCCATAGAGGCAATCGACAGCCTGACGGACAGCTATGCACTTTACTTTATGATCAACTGCGCACATCCCCTACACTTTGAGCAGAAGCTAAGCGCTTTGAACGGGTTGTCGGAGCGTATCTGTGGAATCCGTGCCAATGCCTCGTGCAAGAGCCACGCCGAACTGGACGAGTCGCCCGTACTGGAGTCGGGCGATAAAGAAGAACTGGCCCAATGGTACGGCATATTTAAAAACCGGCATCCGCACATTAAAGTATTTGGCGGATGCTGCGGGACGGATATCACCCATATTGAGGAGATTTGTGAAAACCTGTTCAATATGGATGGCTAACGGGATGGGATGCTTTGATGCTTTGCCTGCCTGTGGTTTGACCGCAGGCAGGCTTTTTCGTTTTTTTTATTTCCATTCAACAAATAGCTTCGTCTTTGTTCTCTCACTTATGTAGGTAAATGCTCTAAAATACCGACTGTAAAATAATTTGGCAACTGTTCCACACGCTACAATCGTAATGCAGCGAGGGTTCCTGCATGGTTTCATCGAATGGGTTTATATCCCTGACAAAACTCATGTTATTTAGCGCAACCTTTTTTTTAAATTAGCATATCTTATGTAATAAAAGGATACATAGAATTGCATCTGACTGGTTCAGTAGTTAGTTTTTGAAGATAAAGAGTTACGAAGCCTGTAACATTTTACTTAAAAAGCTGGAGGAGAGCCTTCATCAGATTGGATAATATACTTTTGTAAACATTAAAAAAACTTACATTATGACTCCACCATGGTAAATAAACCTTTCAGCTTACATTACTATATTATTCCATATTAATGGAATAATATTTAATACAAAATTATTGTTAATAACACATATTAAAATGATACTATCATGAAGAACAAACTTATTTTTTATGTTTTTCTGTCACTAATTGGTTGTGTAAATGCATTTGGTACAGAAAAAACCAAAACAAAATGGCTTATTGGTTTTTCCAATAACTTTTTTGTTGAAAAAAATAAAATGAGTGATAATGACGAAACTATTAGTTCTATTGCTCCCTTTATTGGCTATGCTATTACCAATTCTATTTCTTTTGAGGTAGAATTGGAATGGTTTAATTATGATAAAGTTACAGATAATTCATTTGTTTATGATGCAACGCCTTATATCAGTAAAATAGAAAAGAAACTTTTGCTTGTTCCTTTTTCGATTAAGTACAAACATAGAGCAGGAAGAAAGCTTAATCCATATCTGAAGATTTCAGGAATTTATCGTAACGAGACAAGAGAATTAACTAATTATTATTTCAAGGATTCCCCTTATTTAGGAAAAATAGAGTTCAATAATTTCATGTATGGATTTAGCTTTGGAACCTTTATTCAGTTAGGGGATAATGCTGAGTTAAGTATCGGAGGATTTTGTCGAAAAGCAAAGAATGATAATATTGACATTAATAATATTGGAATAAATATTAACTTATTGTTGGAATTATGAAAAATACATTTGTTTTACTAGTCACATTAATGGTTTCATTTAACATATTCAGCATGAAATCTGATTCTACCAAAATTAAAATCAAGTGGCATAAAGAAGATCTTAAGTCTAAAAATAAATTCTAAAAATAAATTTGAGGAAATAATTAAGAATGATAAATACTTTCAGACAACGAAACTTGATTATGTTGAGAAAGAAATTATAAAAACGGAAGAAGGTTTAGATTTTTATTTATACGATGTGTTTTTTAAAGGAATTAAGGTAAAAGGATGCTTTGTTACACTACTAATGAAAGACGGCCAGATAAAACACTGCAGCAGTAGAATACCAGAAGATATAATCTTTTACGGAAAGGATAATAAGGTAAACACAAAAAACATCAAGGAAATTGCTAAAAGTGATTCCATCT includes:
- a CDS encoding sterol desaturase family protein, with the protein product MEDFISQLPTPFEILSDPISLIVYALLAGLLLWEAIFPARELPRIRFWRLRGSIFFLAFVLFTTYIPLLWDGFFAQYQLMDLSSLNLISQVLLGIFVFELVQYCWHISMHKSDFLFRVSHQIHHSAERIDVPSTFMFSINDMIGLSLVGSVSFALIMGLAPQAITIIILTTSFLGIFQHANINTPRWIGYLVQRPESHNVHHAKGIHKYNYTDLPLIDMMFGTFRNPKSYGHETGYYLGASNKVLDMLLFKDVTKQNHG
- a CDS encoding homocysteine S-methyltransferase family protein is translated as MKNFKENNLLLPEKYYLTDGGMETTLIFHQGIDIPYFATFDLLKNPLHRKAIDRYFRQYLDMAAKHNTGFILESVTWRAHSDWGPTLGYTQRELAEVNRQAVEQVKELRQEYLESIDHILVSGCIGPRYDGYAVNKDGWEDYKSYHSPQIKTLRDCGVDMVTALTINSKEEALGIVMAAKDINVPTVISFTVEMDGNLPDGHSLQEAIEAIDSLTDSYALYFMINCAHPLHFEQKLSALNGLSERICGIRANASCKSHAELDESPVLESGDKEELAQWYGIFKNRHPHIKVFGGCCGTDITHIEEICENLFNMDG